Proteins from a single region of Hordeum vulgare subsp. vulgare chromosome 6H, MorexV3_pseudomolecules_assembly, whole genome shotgun sequence:
- the LOC123406052 gene encoding uncharacterized protein LOC123406052, which translates to MPVFDELDENDLMRQLFTENPQELACYAKNHVPMYDYHDYGPDRLRKIQFTLAHSHRYARQGLDMLEHAVMLLTELQTSIKSDHVSKAQLEGIVQWAEQMGAYAEVLDDYCDDVHEFALYLINFDLDGAMFARHELLDAVADQLLTVERQMRAQVMEELGNMKQRQLWYQESLKFLHPGFRNVEAEQQVNSSSAQSADDQVNVQGNSGETNAVLEQKLQN; encoded by the exons ATGCCAgtttttgatgaacttg ATGAAAATGATCTGATGAGACAGTTATTCACTGAGAATCCCCAGGAGCTGGCTTGTTATGCCAAGAATCATGTACCTATGTATGATTACCATG ATTATGGTCCTGATCGGCTCCGCAAAATTCAATTTACATTGGCTCACTCACATCGATACGCAAGACAGGGTTTGGACATGCTAGAGCACGCCGTAATGTTGTTGACCGAGCTTCAGACTTCTATAAAGTCAGACCATGTCTCGAAGGCTCAGCTCGAGGGGATCGTTCAGTGGGCTGAACAGATGGGCGCGTACGCAGAAGTTCTGGACGATTACTgtgatgatgtgcatgaattTGCGTTATACCTGATCAACTTTGATTTGGATGGGGCAATGTTTGCAAGACATGAGCTGTTGGACGCAGTGGCAGACCAGTTACTAACAGTGGAGAGACAGATGAGAGCGCAGGTAATGGAGGAACTTGGGAACATGAAGCAGAGGCAGCTATGGTACCAGGAGAGCCTTAAGTTTCTTCATCCCGGCTTTCGCAATGTAGAAGCGGAGCAGCAAGTCAACTCTTCAAGTGCGCAATCTGCTGATGACCAAGTGAATGTCCAGGGGAACTCTGGGGAGACTAACGCTGTACTGGAACAGAAGCTTCAGAACTGA